From Zerene cesonia ecotype Mississippi unplaced genomic scaffold, Zerene_cesonia_1.1 Zces_u003, whole genome shotgun sequence, a single genomic window includes:
- the LOC119838519 gene encoding EEF1A lysine methyltransferase 2, giving the protein MDEELDPSELGTQTYWKQAYTKELTNFNEHGDPGDVWFGEDSAMRVIRWVCSCGVGVDDRIIDLGCGNGYTLSELAREGFTNLLGVDYCTEAIELAEKVSKSEFPFISFKVFDIINDNVENLGPKFSLVHDKGTYDAISLSPQCAKENRLKYADQVSAMLKDNGLFVITSCNWTEAELIRHFSEKMKLKCVIPTPQFKFGGKVGSVVSSVVFVKK; this is encoded by the exons ATGGACGAGGAGCTAGACCCCTCAGAACTGGGCACGCAGACATACTGGAAACAAGCGTACACGAAAGAATTGACCAACTTCAACGAACATGGCGACCCTGGTGATGTGTGGTTCGGCGAGGACAGCGCTATGCGGGTGATCAGATGGGTGTGCAGCTGTGGTGTTGGTGTGGACGACAGGATTATTGACTTGG GCTGTGGTAATGGTTATACATTGTCTGAATTAGCGAGGGAAGGATTCACAAATCTCCTAGGAGTGGATTATTGTACGGAGGCTATTGAGTTAGCCGAGAAAGTGTCAAAGAGCGAGTTCCCGTTCATTAGTTTTAAG GTGTTCGATATCATTAATGACAATGTAGAGAACCTAGGTCCCAAATTTAGTCTAGTCCACGACAAAGGGACATACGACGCAATTAGTTTGAGTCCACAATGTGCTAAAGAGAATAGACTGAAATATGCGGATCAGGTTTCAGCCATGTTGAAGGACAACG gTTTATTCGTAATAACGTCTTGTAACTGGACGGAAGCAGAGTTGATAAGACATTTTTCAGAAAAAATGAAGTTGAAGTGTGTCATACCGACGCCGCAGTTCAAATTTGGCGGGAAAGTTGGCAGCGTTGTGTCGTCTGTggtgtttgttaaaaaataa